In the genome of Streptomyces sp. V2I9, one region contains:
- a CDS encoding cysteine hydrolase family protein translates to MTRAHTALVLIDLQRWIVDRPWQPVSGATVADACGRLREHFAAADSAAVVHVRYVRADGADGGLAAAPNHLVPACAARAGEHVVTKHGLDAFEGTGLHDHLRRTGVTKVVLAGLTTAHGVASTAATALRLGYEVTVVPDATASESDAQHRETLDRLTVLGARTCPVDALVASEAAGG, encoded by the coding sequence ATGACCCGCGCCCACACGGCACTCGTCCTGATCGATCTGCAACGGTGGATCGTCGACAGGCCCTGGCAGCCGGTGAGCGGCGCCACCGTGGCGGACGCCTGCGGGAGGCTGCGCGAGCACTTCGCGGCGGCGGACTCCGCGGCCGTCGTCCACGTCCGGTACGTCCGCGCCGACGGTGCCGACGGCGGCCTGGCCGCGGCCCCCAACCACCTGGTCCCCGCCTGCGCGGCCCGTGCCGGGGAGCACGTGGTGACCAAGCACGGCCTCGACGCGTTCGAGGGCACCGGCCTCCACGACCACCTGCGGCGGACGGGGGTGACGAAGGTCGTGCTGGCCGGTCTCACCACCGCGCACGGCGTCGCGTCCACGGCGGCGACGGCGCTGCGCCTCGGCTACGAGGTGACCGTCGTCCCCGACGCCACCGCCAGCGAGAGCGACGCGCAGCACCGCGAGACGCTGGACCGCCTGACCGTGCTCGGCGCGCGCACGTGCCCGGTCGACGCCCTCGTGGCCTCCGAGGCCGCCGGTGGCTGA
- a CDS encoding alpha/beta fold hydrolase, with translation MERAITADDGLLLWAETFGDRHDPAVLLVMGATAPGLVWPDELCRLLAAAGYHVVRYDHRDTGRSGKSAAAYDLSTLAADAAAVLAGLGTGPAHVVGQSAGGMVSLLLALSRPGLVRSLVLLSSSPGADTGPPRPRTGPPDASGPEADPPGTGPQERRAAGAGARRATAVEGWRGLVGAAVPFDRAYWTDLVDRVAEHSHEPDTSARHVAAMARTPALTDRITALRVPTLVVHGEQDPVFPVEHGEALRRAIPEARLRRIPGMGHIFPPHWSSTIGALIVDHLRRT, from the coding sequence GTGGAGAGGGCGATCACGGCCGACGACGGTCTGCTCCTGTGGGCCGAGACGTTCGGCGACCGTCACGATCCCGCCGTGCTGCTGGTCATGGGCGCCACCGCGCCGGGCCTCGTGTGGCCGGACGAACTGTGCCGGCTCCTCGCCGCGGCGGGGTACCACGTGGTGCGCTACGACCACCGCGACACCGGGAGGTCGGGCAAGTCCGCTGCCGCGTACGACCTTTCGACGCTGGCGGCCGATGCCGCCGCGGTGCTCGCCGGGCTCGGCACGGGCCCGGCGCATGTGGTCGGCCAGTCGGCGGGCGGCATGGTCTCCCTGCTGCTCGCCCTCAGCCGTCCCGGACTGGTCCGCTCCCTGGTGCTGCTGTCCAGTTCGCCCGGCGCCGACACCGGTCCGCCCCGGCCGCGCACCGGCCCTCCGGACGCGTCCGGGCCGGAGGCGGACCCGCCCGGCACCGGGCCGCAGGAGCGCCGGGCCGCCGGGGCAGGGGCGCGCCGGGCCACGGCGGTCGAGGGCTGGCGGGGGCTGGTGGGGGCCGCCGTGCCGTTCGACCGCGCCTACTGGACGGATCTGGTCGACCGCGTGGCGGAACACAGCCACGAACCCGACACCTCCGCCCGCCACGTGGCGGCGATGGCCCGTACGCCCGCCCTCACCGACCGCATCACGGCGCTGCGGGTGCCGACGCTGGTGGTGCACGGCGAGCAGGACCCGGTCTTCCCCGTGGAGCACGGCGAGGCGCTGCGCCGGGCGATTCCGGAGGCGCGGCTCCGCCGGATTCCGGGCATGGGCCACATCTTCCCTCCGCACTGGTCGTCGACGATCGGCGCGCTGATCGTCGACCATCTGCGGCGGACATGA
- a CDS encoding aldo/keto reductase has product MRGTALGTSGPDVGVVGLGCMGMSWAYDELGRDDTASVAVVHRAVELGCTLIDTADMYGPFTNEELVGRALRGRRDEVVLATKGGLVVDDPATYASHRDGRPEHLRAAFEASLKRLGVDHVDLYQLHRVDPDVPVEESWGAMAELVREGKARAIGLSEASVEDIRRAQTVHPVASVQSELSLWSRDTVESGVLDHCREQGIALIAFSPLGRGFLSGRISSADDLPEVDGRRRLPRFQSEALAANLGIVDRVRQVADRLGATPAQVALAWVLAQGENVVVIPGTKNLRYLEENAGAARVELDDAALAALQDVPAAVGTRY; this is encoded by the coding sequence ATGCGCGGTACCGCACTGGGGACGTCCGGCCCGGACGTCGGCGTCGTGGGCTTGGGCTGCATGGGCATGTCCTGGGCGTACGACGAGCTGGGCAGGGACGACACGGCCTCCGTGGCGGTCGTCCACCGTGCCGTGGAGCTCGGCTGCACGCTGATCGACACCGCGGACATGTACGGCCCGTTCACCAACGAGGAACTCGTCGGCCGGGCGCTGCGCGGACGGCGTGACGAGGTGGTGCTGGCGACCAAGGGCGGGCTGGTGGTGGACGACCCCGCGACGTACGCCAGCCACCGCGACGGACGCCCGGAGCACCTGCGCGCCGCTTTCGAGGCCAGCCTCAAGCGCCTGGGCGTCGACCACGTGGACCTCTACCAGCTCCACCGGGTGGACCCGGACGTACCCGTGGAGGAGAGCTGGGGCGCCATGGCGGAGCTGGTGCGGGAGGGCAAGGCGCGGGCCATCGGCCTCTCGGAGGCGTCGGTCGAGGACATCCGCCGCGCCCAGACGGTGCACCCCGTGGCCTCCGTGCAGAGCGAACTGTCCCTGTGGAGCCGGGACACGGTCGAATCGGGCGTCCTGGACCACTGCCGCGAGCAGGGCATCGCCCTCATCGCCTTCTCGCCGCTCGGCCGGGGCTTCCTCTCCGGCCGGATCAGCTCCGCCGACGACCTCCCGGAGGTGGACGGCCGCCGCCGGCTGCCCCGCTTCCAGTCCGAGGCGCTGGCCGCGAACCTCGGCATCGTCGACCGGGTCCGCCAGGTCGCGGACCGGCTGGGGGCCACGCCGGCCCAGGTGGCGCTGGCCTGGGTGCTCGCGCAGGGCGAGAACGTCGTGGTGATCCCCGGCACGAAGAATCTGCGCTACCTGGAGGAGAACGCGGGCGCGGCGCGGGTGGAGCTGGACGACGCCGCGCTGGCGGCGCTCCAGGACGTTCCGGCCGCGGTGGGCACGCGCTACTGA
- a CDS encoding aldo/keto reductase, whose amino-acid sequence MRLRRLGNTGTEVGAIGLGCFGTGGPHQGPAHDDAWSLRVVNEALDLGGNLLDIAGFDTADPRTTVLHGAGHHETLLGKAIAGRRKEAVVATKAGAILNGPHPRAARRDGSPARLGQAAEASLRRLDTDVIDLCYLHHDDLAAPLAETWGALADLVRQGKVRWLGLSGATVEQAREAHAIHPVTAVRSELSLWTRDALAGGPDGLVGWCESVGASFIPTAPLGRGFLTGTLRAGGLRSGDHRARDPRFHRTAMEANLPIVDAIREVADRRSVTPAQVAIAWLLARGEQVVPVPGTSNPRYLRENLAAADVRLTEQDFADLRALPDPVGAGAGP is encoded by the coding sequence GTGCGCCTGCGGCGTCTGGGCAACACGGGAACCGAGGTCGGCGCCATCGGCCTCGGCTGCTTCGGCACGGGCGGGCCGCACCAGGGGCCCGCCCATGACGACGCGTGGTCCCTCCGGGTCGTCAACGAGGCCCTGGACCTCGGCGGGAACCTTCTCGACATCGCCGGTTTCGACACCGCCGACCCGCGCACCACCGTCCTCCACGGTGCCGGGCACCACGAAACCCTCCTCGGCAAGGCCATCGCCGGACGCCGGAAGGAGGCGGTCGTCGCGACGAAGGCCGGGGCGATCCTGAACGGCCCCCACCCGCGGGCCGCCCGCCGGGACGGTTCACCGGCCCGTCTGGGCCAGGCCGCGGAGGCGAGCCTGCGACGCCTGGACACCGACGTCATCGACCTCTGCTACCTCCACCACGACGATCTCGCGGCACCGTTGGCGGAGACCTGGGGCGCCCTGGCCGACCTCGTCCGGCAGGGCAAGGTGCGGTGGCTGGGGCTGTCCGGGGCGACCGTGGAGCAGGCCCGCGAGGCCCATGCGATCCACCCGGTGACGGCGGTGCGGTCCGAACTCTCGCTGTGGACACGCGACGCGCTGGCCGGCGGGCCGGACGGACTGGTCGGCTGGTGCGAGAGCGTGGGAGCGAGCTTCATCCCCACCGCGCCCCTGGGGCGCGGCTTCCTCACCGGGACCCTGCGCGCGGGCGGGCTCCGCAGCGGCGACCACCGGGCCCGCGACCCGCGCTTCCACCGCACCGCGATGGAGGCGAACCTGCCCATCGTCGACGCGATCAGAGAGGTGGCCGACCGCCGGTCGGTCACCCCCGCGCAGGTCGCCATCGCCTGGCTCCTCGCCCGCGGCGAACAGGTCGTGCCGGTCCCCGGCACGAGCAACCCCCGCTATCTGCGGGAGAATCTGGCCGCTGCCGACGTACGGCTGACCGAACAGGACTTCGCGGACCTCCGCGCGCTGCCCGACCCCGTGGGCGCCGGCGCCGGGCCGTGA